Proteins encoded within one genomic window of Haematobia irritans isolate KBUSLIRL chromosome 5, ASM5000362v1, whole genome shotgun sequence:
- the LOC142239394 gene encoding lysozyme-like — METKRYYAWIVVGVCLAMFAMTIAQQDKPVTDICLGCICEAISGCNQTNFCQGGVCGLFRITWPYWADGGKLTINNEPAESETAYANCVNDPYCAANTIQNYMIKYGQDCNKDGAINCWDYAAIHKLGGYGCSGELSHKYVTDLDLCLKSYKAN, encoded by the exons ATGGAAACAAAAAGATACTATGCCTGGATAGTGGTTGGTGTTTGCTTGGCCATGTTTGCCATGACCATCGCTCAGCAGG acaaaccagTGACTGATATTTGTTTGGGCTGCATTTGTGAAGCCATTTCGGGATGTAATCAAACCAATTTCTGTCAAGGTGGTGTATGTGGTCTATTCCGTATAACCTGGCCCTATTGGGCTGATGGTGGTAAGCTTACCATTAATAATGAACCAGCAGAATCGGAAACag CATATGCAAATTGCGTTAATGATCCCTATTGTGCTGCCAATACCATACAAAATTATATGATCAAATATGGTCAGGATTGTAACAAGGATGGAGCAATCAACTGTTGGGATTATGCTGCAATTCATAAATTGGGTGGTTATGGTTGCTCTGGTGAATTGTCCCATAAATATGTCACCGATTTAGATCTCTGTCTTAAATCGTATAAGGCCAATTAA
- the LOC142239395 gene encoding uncharacterized protein LOC142239395 has translation MPFGRKSPFEALALPGVILAYKYSQFRQRRREAASRRVTERELSALHHKIDKLLSKLEESEPDPPTSQEDECVICINARATMQTSPCGHRVVCRRCFVKTIQSAVAQRLLPLRCVICRARVNRLTSSSGTWRIQESASSYSMGAKSWASVGVTADGVAPSASSYSMNDAHSGHHAFHLHPTRFPRSPNGRVSQSDSLYSMSSTGSSSATSVFSKTSSISSDLCSPISPVSPTTCSYNQTAMVLNNHLAPPTPTISPHSPTSTSGSGTSTGSLSPKDLHVHSHHSGCPTGCSGAVPRKPLKSLSNSSSSGSCSSSGSNSYNHYAAPSTHTYPGRRHTKGKLVELQNRLPPIKEFRSPAKVPHPSPVHISNPRFRYASYTKTSHDNASTKEPPSPPKRPMNIHISASHSTLAPPPLKAPTNTKISPLATKHQFSRSASVTSKDKKSASSISCSENTKHNNNASKTSQGKTAAITNNATLIKSSSASTSGRHNQSSSTSVSTFTTSKSFPLFCSNNNHKEKSDNKKNESVERRKEEKLKIKADKEARKEEKRLAKEEERLAKLIAKEEKKKCKKEAKELLLAHDGNSKK, from the exons GATAAACTACTTAGTAAACTAGAGGAAAGTGAACCAGATCCTCCCACATCTCAAGAAGATGAATGCGTCATTTGTATCAATGCCCGAGCAACAATGCAAACATCGCCCTGTGGCCACAGAGTGGTTTGCCGGCGTTGTTTTGTCAAAACGATACAAAGTGCAGTGGCCCAACGGCTTCTACCATTGCGCTGTGTTATATGCCGGGCACGTGTCAATCGTTTGACTTCTAGCTCTGGAACTTGGCGAATACAAGAATCGGCCAGCAGTTATTCAATGGGTGCCAAAAGTTGGGCCTCAGTAGGGGTAACAGCTGATGGTGTTGCACCCTCGGCCAGTTCATATTCCATGAATGATGCGCACAGTGGTCACCATGCCTTTCATTTGCATCCCACGCGCTTTCCACGAAGTCCCAATGGCCGTGTCTCCCAATCGGATAGCCTGTATTCGATGAGTTCGACGGGTTCATCGTCGGCAACATCGGTATTCTCGAAAACGTCTTCCATTTCAAGTGATTTGTGTTCACCAATCTCGCCCGTATCACCGACGACATGTTCATACAACCAAACAGCAATGGTGCTGAATAATCATTTAGCCCCACCAACACCTACCATATCACCACACTCGCCAACATCCACATCGGGTTCGGGCACATCGACGGGTTCGTTGTCGCCCAAAGATCTGCATGTACATTCCCATCACAGTGGCTGCCCTACTGGTTGCTCTGGAGCTGTACCCAGGAAACCATTGAAGTCACTGAGTAATTCATCGTCTAGTGGTTCCTGTAGTAGCAGTGGCAGTAATTCCTATAATCATTATGCGGCCCCCTCGACCCATACGTATCCGGGTAGGAGACATACCAAAGGCAAATTGGTAGAATTGCAAAATAGACTGCCGCCCATTAAAGAATTCCGCAGTCCAGCCAAAGTTCCACATCCCTCGCCGGTTCACATAAGTAATCCAAGATTTCG CTATGCTTCCTATACAAAAACTTCTCATGACAATGCCAGCACTAAGGAACCACCTTCACCTCCTAAGCGACCCATGAACATACACATTAGTGCTTCCCACAGTACCCTGGCTCCGCCTCCTCTAAAAGCACCAACtaatacaaaaattagtccactagCAACGAAGCATCAATTCTCCAGGTCTGCATCAGTCACAAGCAAAGATAAGAAATCCGCCTCCTCCATATCCTGTTCGGAGAATaccaaacacaacaacaatgCCAGCAAAACGAGCCAAGGCAAAACGGCTGCCATTACTAATAATGCTACGCTTATAAAATCTTCCTCCGCATCAACATCCGGCCGCCATAACCAGTCATCATCAACCTCCGTTTCAACGTTTACCACAAGTAAAAGTTTTCCATTGTTCTGCAGTAACAATAATCACA AGGAAAAATCTGACAATAAGAAAAATGAATCAGTCGAGCGTAGAAAAGAAgaaaaactcaaaattaaagCAGATAAAGAAGCACGAAAG GAGGAAAAACGTCTAGCCAAAGAAGAAGAACGTTTAGCAAAGCTGATAGCCAAGGAAGAgaagaaaaaatgcaaaaaggaAGCCAAGGAACTGTTATTGGCCCATGAtggaaacagtaaaaaatag